CTCGATCGAGGCCGTCAACGACAACGTCCGCGAGACCCTCACGCGCAACGACGCGGACGAGGTCTGGGACGTGTTCCGCAAGTTCACCAAGCGCTTCTCCTTCCGCGACGAGGGCGGCGCCGACCACGTCCGCTCCCTGCTCGACATGTACGGCGGCACCCGGATCGTGCACGGCCACAGCCCGATCCCGTATCTCCTGGGCGACGTGGGCTCCGAGGACGGCGAGGACAGCGCCGGTCCCGTGGTCGAGGGACCGCACGTCTACGCCGAGGGACTCGCCATCGCGATGGACGGCGGAGTGACCATGGCCGGAAAACTGCTGGTCCAGCAACTGCCCCTGGATATCTGAGCGTTTATCGGGCAGGCGTCCCCTCCGGAGGACCGGCGGACGACAGCGCTGGCCAGGGGCCAATTTCCGGAAACCCCCTGTCACCGTGTGCCGTCGCCGCTCTACCATCGGCTTATCCGTAGCAGGCTCCCCTCCGTTTCTGCCCGACGGCTCGTTGGCATGCGAGCCCCAAGCCCTACGGAGCATCGGGGGATGCACATGAACAGCGTTCCGCAGCACCTGCACAGCGAGGACCGCCAGGAGTACGAGCGGATCCTCGACGAGGCGCTGCGCTCCGCCCCTACCCGCCCGGAACTGGCCGCTGTCGGCAAGCGGCTCAACCCCGAACAGCTGCGCACCATGGCGCTGAACGCCACCGCGCTCATCACGGCGGCCGCGGCGACCGAGTACCAGCACTACGTGAAGGTCCGCGAGGAACTGCGCCAGCCGGCGTCGTCCACCCCGTCGGCCGTCCACGAGACCGACTCCGCGGAGCCGGGCGGCGTGGGCGCGATGGGGCTCGCCACCACCCTGGGGGAGGCGGCCGAGGGTGCGGGCGCCATCGCCGTAGCCGCCGTCCTCACCCCCGTCCTGGCCGGCACGGCCGCGGCGATATTCCTGCTCGTGGGCTACATCCTCAAGATGCTCAGCCCCGAACCGGCGTTCGCCAAGACCATGCTCACCGCCGGCTGGGTGTTCGGCGCCATGACCGCCGCGGCGATCCTCGTCGCCATCGTCGGCCTGCTGCTCACCGCCCTGCGCAACAGGCCCTCACCCGACACCGGCCCCTACGGCGAGTCGGGCGGCGAAGTGGCCCGCGCCAGGGAGGCCTGGCACGACGCCCTCCTGGAACGCGGCATCCTGCCGTTCCTCCAGGAGGCGCTCGCGGCGCCGGGCACGGCGACCCTCCGCCGTACGACACCCACGGCCCCGAGTCGCATGCCGCACCTCGGCTACGACCGTCCCGGCTTCTCCAGCCCCGACGACGGCCCGGAGCCGGGTCACCGCCCGAGCTTCTCCAGCCCGGACTTC
The nucleotide sequence above comes from Streptomyces sp. N50. Encoded proteins:
- a CDS encoding membrane protein produces the protein MHMNSVPQHLHSEDRQEYERILDEALRSAPTRPELAAVGKRLNPEQLRTMALNATALITAAAATEYQHYVKVREELRQPASSTPSAVHETDSAEPGGVGAMGLATTLGEAAEGAGAIAVAAVLTPVLAGTAAAIFLLVGYILKMLSPEPAFAKTMLTAGWVFGAMTAAAILVAIVGLLLTALRNRPSPDTGPYGESGGEVARAREAWHDALLERGILPFLQEALAAPGTATLRRTTPTAPSRMPHLGYDRPGFSSPDDGPEPGHRPSFSSPDFSSPDFGGPDHQPD